Genomic segment of Atribacterota bacterium:
CAGAGAGGAACATCATGGGAAACTGGACCATCTGGATGATTCCCTCGGCGCTTTCGATAGTCTTCGTAAAGGAAACGATGAAGTATCCCAGGCTCACGAAGGTGGCTGAACCAAAGAGCACCCAGGGCAAGAATATGGCTGGAGATCCAGAAATCTGGACCTTAAAGAACGCCCAGCCAGCGACGACGATGACCACGGTTTGCAAAAGAGAAATTCCCATCCGAACGGTTATTTCGCTTACAAGGAGAAGGCTCCTGCGTAGAGGTGTTGCACCCAGGTGACGGATGATTTTTCGTTCTCGCAAGCTCACGAAGTCAAGTGTTCCGAAGAGTCCCAGTTGCATGAGAGCCATGGCCAAGGCCCCGGGGAGAAAATAATCAATCTGGCGGGCATGGGGAACGCCAATGGTTTGCGTTTCGATAGGGATATTAAAACTCTGTCCTGTCTCTTGCAGTTTTTGTTCAAACAGGAAGCCCTTCAAGTGTCCTAGAAATGCTTGAGTGCGCTCAGCGCTTTGGGGGTGGGTATAGATGGTGATTTTCCTTTCTTCGATCTGCACCACGATGTCACGCTTTCTGGTTCGAAGGGCTTCGAAGGCTAAGGGGCTCGCTTCAGAAAAGAGTCGTACGGTATTTTCCTGGGTCAAGGCGCGATGGAGTGCTTCTCCATAAGGCGTTGGCGTAACTTCGACGATACTCACGGAAAGTGGCGATGGTTTTCCTCCTCCTCCTCCTCCAAAGATGGTTCCGAAAAGGAAGACAAATAATACCGGAAAGGCAAGGAACCAGAAAAGGGCCATTCGATCTCGGATGTTGTTCTTAAGGTGAGCAAAGACCAGGTGGACAAAGACCTTCAATCTCGCATCCTCCTTCCTGTAAGTTTGAGGAACACATCTTCCAGGGTTGCTTCACGCACCGTGACGTTTCGGAGCGTCACCTGACCTTTTTCGGCTAAATGGCTTAGGTCGGTGAATATTTGAGGAAGGTCCAGGGTGTAGAGGGTCATCTTTTCCTCATCAACACCGATCCGGGTAAGGCTTGGGAGTACGGAGAAAACACTGTAATCATTTACTTCTTCCCGGGGGATTTCGACAGCCTTTTCCCGGAAATGTTCAGCGACGAGATCCCGGGGTTTTCCCAGAGCAATGATTTTTCCATGGTCAATGATGGCTACCCGGTCGCAGAGTTTTTCGGCTTCATCGAGGTAGTGGGTGGTGAGTAGAACAGTTTTCCCCTCTTTTTTCAGAGTACCAATAACTTCCCAAAGGTTTCGCCTGGACTGGGGATCAAGACCAGACGTCGGTTCGTCAAGGAATACGACTTCCACTTCTCCAACCAGTGCCAGTCCTACACTGAGGCGTTTCAACTGCCCTCCGCTGAGTTTTTCAACCAGGGTTCGAGCTTTTTCCTGAAGGCCGGTGAGGGAAAGAATTTCTTTCTCAGGACGACTTTTAGGGTAAAAAGAACCAAAAAGACGAATCGTTTCAAGAACCGTGAGTCGCGGAAAAAGATGAGCTCCCTGCAACTGAACCCCGACTCGGGATTTGATAGAAGTTGGGTCAGTCAGAG
This window contains:
- a CDS encoding ABC transporter permease: MKVFVHLVFAHLKNNIRDRMALFWFLAFPVLFVFLFGTIFGGGGGGKPSPLSVSIVEVTPTPYGEALHRALTQENTVRLFSEASPLAFEALRTRKRDIVVQIEERKITIYTHPQSAERTQAFLGHLKGFLFEQKLQETGQSFNIPIETQTIGVPHARQIDYFLPGALAMALMQLGLFGTLDFVSLRERKIIRHLGATPLRRSLLLVSEITVRMGISLLQTVVIVVAGWAFFKVQISGSPAIFLPWVLFGSATFVSLGYFIVSFTKTIESAEGIIQMVQFPMMFLSGIFFPPEMMPESIRFIPRLLPLSYLGDALRNVMVGIPAQFGIVQDFVVLLGWLGVSTFLAVRFFRFE
- a CDS encoding ABC transporter ATP-binding protein, which encodes MWAIFVEGLRKYYGSVKAVDGVSFGIVPGEVFGLLGPNGAGKTTTVETIIGLTKRDQGTVMVLGLDPLTDPTSIKSRVGVQLQGAHLFPRLTVLETIRLFGSFYPKSRPEKEILSLTGLQEKARTLVEKLSGGQLKRLSVGLALVGEVEVVFLDEPTSGLDPQSRRNLWEVIGTLKKEGKTVLLTTHYLDEAEKLCDRVAIIDHGKIIALGKPRDLVAEHFREKAVEIPREEVNDYSVFSVLPSLTRIGVDEEKMTLYTLDLPQIFTDLSHLAEKGQVTLRNVTVREATLEDVFLKLTGRRMRD